In Desulforhopalus sp., a single window of DNA contains:
- a CDS encoding glycosyltransferase, translating to MTRANFLICIAIAVVSISFWALLNRQESEPPWPKRIQGFSFSPMQAWNDQSAHNLPTVAEIESDLKLVSDKTYAIRLYTTEGVLAEIPAMAQKYGLNVTLGAWLDKDLEENDRQIETVIRLAKENYRNVIRVIVGNESLLRGETTPEQLGKYLDRVRDAVDVPVSTAEPWHIWLHYPQLAAHVDFVATHMLPYWEGVHLDKAVDYVVEHVNKLEKTFPKLPVVITEVGWPSNGRTRKAAVASPFNEATFLRRFLKRAEELNYTYYIMEAFDQPWKRTSEGSVGAYWGVYDAERNAKFPFTSPIVEVPEWRVLAGITLVIAIITFALLLIDSTTLRKRGRGFLASIAFIAATGAVWIVYSYTQQYLTISMMIVGILMLIGIIGVVIVLLAEAHEWAEAIWANSGRRSFKTMDVKDEQLPVVSIHVPAYNEPPDMMIETLNALALLDYPAFEVIVIDNNTKDPAVWQPVEAHCKTLGPRFRFFHEGQLAGFKAGALNYALAKTAPEAEVVAVIDSDYMVSPNWLRDLVPQFLRPEVAIIQAPQDYRDDGENLFKAMCYAEYRGFFYIGMVTRNERNAIIQHGTMTMVRKSVLEEVGRWAEWCITEDAELGLRIFEKGYEALYIAKTYGRGVMPDTFIDFKKQRYRWAYGAVQIIRHHAKALQWRNQSRLTYGQRYHFIAGWLPWMADSINLIFTLAALGWSIGMLHFPRQVDPPMIILSAVPLAFFVFKMAKMFYLYRGRVKATISQTLASAVAGLALSHTISKAILFGVVSKSLPFFRTPKKAEGRPFWYALQSAREEGMIALALLLGAYALIRAQDVDPPPDTLVWIVVLLVQSIPYLAALLMAVISAFAKLPTKLIRTITAPHDSHPPKPEDPADQADSPTTAA from the coding sequence ATGACGAGAGCAAATTTTCTCATCTGCATTGCCATCGCAGTGGTTTCGATCAGTTTCTGGGCACTGTTGAACCGGCAAGAATCGGAACCGCCCTGGCCGAAACGCATCCAGGGTTTTTCCTTTTCACCGATGCAGGCCTGGAACGATCAATCAGCCCACAACCTGCCGACCGTAGCCGAGATCGAATCCGATCTGAAGCTGGTTTCCGACAAAACCTATGCCATACGCCTGTACACCACCGAGGGTGTCCTCGCCGAGATTCCGGCCATGGCCCAGAAATACGGACTGAACGTCACCCTGGGGGCATGGCTTGACAAGGACCTTGAGGAAAATGACCGGCAGATCGAAACCGTCATCCGTCTGGCAAAGGAAAACTATCGCAACGTCATCCGCGTCATCGTCGGCAACGAGTCATTACTCCGCGGTGAGACGACGCCGGAGCAACTTGGTAAATACCTCGACCGGGTTCGCGATGCGGTCGATGTACCGGTCAGCACCGCCGAACCCTGGCACATCTGGCTGCACTACCCGCAGTTGGCGGCTCATGTCGATTTCGTCGCTACTCATATGCTGCCGTATTGGGAGGGCGTGCACCTCGACAAGGCGGTTGACTATGTTGTCGAGCATGTCAACAAGCTCGAAAAGACCTTCCCCAAGCTGCCGGTGGTCATAACCGAGGTCGGCTGGCCATCGAACGGACGCACCCGCAAGGCCGCCGTGGCCTCGCCATTCAATGAGGCCACCTTTCTCCGCCGCTTCCTCAAGCGCGCCGAGGAACTCAATTACACCTATTACATTATGGAGGCCTTCGACCAGCCGTGGAAGCGGACCAGTGAGGGCTCGGTCGGCGCCTACTGGGGGGTCTACGATGCGGAGCGCAATGCCAAATTCCCCTTCACCTCGCCCATTGTCGAGGTCCCGGAATGGCGGGTCCTCGCCGGCATTACCCTGGTGATAGCCATCATCACCTTCGCCCTCCTGCTCATCGACAGCACCACCCTCCGCAAGCGCGGCCGGGGTTTTCTCGCCTCCATTGCCTTTATCGCCGCAACCGGCGCGGTGTGGATCGTCTACAGCTACACCCAGCAATATCTGACCATATCGATGATGATCGTCGGCATACTCATGCTCATAGGCATCATCGGAGTCGTTATTGTCCTTCTTGCCGAGGCCCATGAATGGGCGGAGGCAATCTGGGCAAATTCGGGCAGGCGCAGCTTTAAAACGATGGACGTCAAGGACGAACAGCTGCCGGTGGTGTCGATCCATGTCCCGGCCTACAACGAACCGCCGGACATGATGATTGAAACCCTCAATGCCCTGGCACTCCTCGATTACCCGGCCTTCGAGGTCATCGTCATCGACAACAACACCAAGGATCCGGCGGTCTGGCAGCCGGTAGAGGCCCATTGTAAGACCCTTGGACCGCGTTTCCGTTTCTTTCACGAGGGACAGTTGGCCGGCTTTAAGGCCGGCGCCCTGAATTACGCCCTGGCCAAGACCGCGCCGGAGGCTGAGGTGGTAGCGGTAATCGATAGCGACTACATGGTCTCCCCCAACTGGCTGCGTGATCTGGTGCCCCAGTTTCTGCGCCCGGAGGTCGCCATCATCCAGGCGCCACAGGACTACCGGGACGACGGCGAGAATCTGTTCAAGGCGATGTGCTACGCCGAATACCGCGGCTTTTTCTATATCGGCATGGTCACCCGTAATGAGCGCAATGCCATCATTCAGCACGGCACCATGACCATGGTACGCAAATCGGTGCTGGAGGAGGTAGGCAGGTGGGCGGAATGGTGTATCACCGAAGACGCCGAACTGGGCCTGCGGATCTTCGAAAAGGGCTATGAGGCCCTGTATATCGCCAAGACCTATGGCCGCGGGGTCATGCCGGACACCTTTATCGATTTTAAAAAGCAGCGCTACCGCTGGGCCTACGGGGCGGTGCAGATTATCCGCCATCATGCCAAGGCCCTGCAGTGGCGCAACCAGAGCCGGCTGACCTATGGCCAGCGCTATCACTTCATCGCCGGCTGGCTGCCCTGGATGGCCGACAGCATCAACCTGATCTTTACCCTGGCGGCGCTGGGCTGGTCCATCGGCATGCTCCACTTCCCCCGCCAGGTTGATCCGCCGATGATTATCCTGTCAGCGGTGCCCCTTGCCTTTTTCGTCTTTAAGATGGCGAAGATGTTCTACCTGTACCGCGGCCGGGTCAAGGCGACCATCAGCCAGACCCTCGCTTCGGCAGTGGCCGGCCTTGCCCTCTCGCATACCATCTCCAAGGCCATTCTCTTTGGCGTGGTGTCGAAGAGCCTGCCCTTTTTCCGCACCCCGAAGAAGGCGGAAGGCCGGCCATTCTGGTATGCCCTGCAGTCGGCCCGGGAGGAAGGGATGATTGCCCTTGCCCTGTTGCTCGGCGCCTACGCCCTGATTCGGGCACAAGACGTCGACCCCCCGCCTGATACCCTGGTGTGGATCGTGGTGTTACTGGTACAGTCGATTCCCTACCTAGCGGCCCTGCTCATGGCGGTGATAAGTGCCTTTGCCAAACTGCCGACAAAACTGATCAGAACTATTACTGCCCCGCACGATTCTCATCCGCCAAAGCCCGAGGATCCAGCCGATCAGGCCGACAGCCCGACAACGGCTGCATAA
- a CDS encoding lytic murein transglycosylase: protein MVLRKILIVFVALIVMFGFSGTAPASAADAGFKQWLNDFRLAAEKEGIRRNTLDFAFTGVDEPEEVVLERAKFQPEFTTEIWDYLDARVNPLAIDKGRKMAQVNAATLTAVEQKFAVDQSVLLAIWSLESNYGAILEQPERLFYVPLALATLGYGDPKRSKFARTQLTAALKILQTGEIGRAHLMGSWAGAMGHTQFIPTSYLAYAVDMDGNGRRDIWNSVPDALATAANLLKSNGWQKGRPWGYEVAMPAGGEKLREESKTLSEWAKLGFKRADGGSIAKSEEKAMLKLPAGPGGPVFLMLNNFSVIKRYNNSDSYALAVGILADRLAGSGGLLVKAWPRPAGSLNAEEKLELQQRLLQRGLYIGNVDGQLGPATEKAIKSFQEQAGITPDGLPSQSLLRTLRR from the coding sequence ATGGTACTTCGCAAAATACTGATAGTGTTTGTCGCCTTGATTGTAATGTTTGGTTTCTCGGGCACCGCGCCGGCATCCGCCGCCGATGCCGGTTTCAAGCAATGGCTGAATGACTTCCGCCTGGCCGCGGAAAAAGAGGGCATCCGCCGCAACACCTTGGATTTCGCCTTCACCGGTGTTGACGAGCCTGAAGAGGTAGTGCTGGAACGGGCAAAATTTCAGCCGGAGTTTACCACCGAGATCTGGGATTATCTTGACGCTCGGGTCAACCCTTTGGCAATTGACAAGGGCCGGAAGATGGCCCAGGTCAATGCCGCAACCCTCACCGCCGTCGAGCAAAAATTCGCCGTTGACCAATCAGTGCTTCTGGCAATCTGGTCGCTGGAGTCGAATTACGGGGCGATCCTCGAGCAGCCTGAACGCCTGTTTTATGTGCCTTTAGCCCTTGCCACCCTTGGCTACGGCGACCCGAAAAGAAGCAAATTTGCCCGGACACAACTGACCGCCGCCCTGAAAATCCTCCAGACCGGGGAGATCGGCCGGGCCCACCTCATGGGTTCCTGGGCCGGGGCCATGGGCCACACCCAATTTATCCCCACCAGCTATCTGGCCTACGCCGTCGATATGGACGGCAACGGACGCCGTGATATCTGGAACTCCGTTCCCGACGCCCTTGCCACCGCAGCCAACCTCCTCAAGTCAAATGGCTGGCAGAAAGGCAGACCCTGGGGCTATGAGGTGGCGATGCCGGCGGGTGGTGAAAAATTACGGGAAGAAAGCAAGACGCTCAGCGAATGGGCCAAGCTTGGCTTTAAGCGTGCCGACGGCGGAAGTATCGCAAAGTCGGAAGAAAAGGCCATGTTGAAGCTTCCGGCCGGGCCGGGAGGGCCGGTGTTCCTGATGTTGAACAACTTCTCCGTCATCAAACGCTACAACAATTCTGACTCCTACGCCTTGGCCGTCGGCATCCTGGCGGACCGACTTGCCGGAAGCGGCGGCCTCCTAGTCAAGGCCTGGCCACGGCCGGCCGGTTCACTTAACGCCGAGGAAAAGCTTGAATTGCAGCAGCGGCTGCTGCAGCGCGGCCTGTACATCGGCAATGTCGACGGACAGCTTGGCCCGGCGACCGAAAAGGCGATCAAAAGCTTCCAGGAACAGGCCGGAATCACCCCGGATGGACTGCCATCGCAAAGTCTGCTGCGAACATTGCGGCGATAG
- a CDS encoding DedA family protein: MDLLSTITGAPGLPALFLLSFLASTVLPIGSEWLLVLLIVEGTSPAPVVLTASIGNFLGAYTTYLIGFYGVDFVMGKVLRISDKQLARPKEIYGRYGIWSLLLSWLPVIGDPLCLLAGLFKTRFGHFALLVFVGKFSRYAAVAWLTLAGAGE, encoded by the coding sequence ATGGATCTTCTCTCTACGATCACCGGGGCGCCGGGCCTTCCTGCACTTTTTTTGCTGAGTTTTCTTGCGTCGACGGTCCTGCCGATTGGCTCGGAGTGGCTGCTGGTTCTGTTGATCGTCGAGGGAACTTCGCCGGCTCCTGTGGTTTTGACTGCAAGTATCGGCAATTTTCTTGGTGCCTATACCACCTACCTCATCGGCTTTTACGGGGTTGATTTTGTTATGGGTAAGGTCCTGCGCATCAGCGATAAGCAGTTGGCCAGGCCGAAAGAGATCTATGGAAGATACGGGATATGGTCGCTGCTGCTCAGCTGGCTGCCGGTGATCGGTGACCCTCTGTGTCTGCTGGCCGGCCTCTTTAAGACCCGCTTTGGCCACTTTGCACTCTTGGTTTTTGTTGGCAAATTTTCACGATATGCCGCCGTCGCCTGGCTGACCTTGGCGGGGGCAGGAGAATAA
- a CDS encoding YkgJ family cysteine cluster protein: MKSAILHPMYAIFGDWSRDLPVVCGPGCSACCTQNVTITANEGEEILRYIVAENLADWLIERLARPISHRPATMTTNEFAAACLEGQEVDPGDHGNTAPCPFLEENLCRIYPVRPFSCRVFASMKRCSAWQTALVPDAYFEAATAVTQLVEHVGQKEYWGNMLDVLPALLDISLFREIGDRLGQNLVVAARLRTLTAKPLPGFLLSEEGDGKITQLLEDIFSCQVDGRRLEDILNGK; the protein is encoded by the coding sequence ATGAAATCGGCTATCCTTCACCCTATGTATGCGATCTTCGGCGACTGGAGCAGGGACCTTCCGGTCGTCTGCGGTCCGGGGTGCAGCGCTTGCTGTACCCAAAATGTCACCATCACTGCCAATGAGGGTGAAGAAATCCTTCGCTATATCGTCGCCGAGAATCTGGCTGACTGGCTTATCGAAAGGCTCGCCCGGCCAATCAGCCACCGCCCGGCGACGATGACTACCAACGAATTCGCCGCGGCCTGTCTGGAAGGCCAGGAAGTTGATCCTGGTGACCACGGCAATACCGCTCCTTGTCCCTTCCTTGAGGAAAATCTCTGCCGGATCTATCCGGTCCGGCCCTTTAGCTGCCGGGTCTTCGCCTCGATGAAGCGCTGCTCGGCCTGGCAAACGGCCTTGGTTCCCGATGCCTATTTTGAGGCGGCTACGGCGGTGACGCAGCTCGTCGAACATGTCGGCCAGAAGGAATATTGGGGAAATATGCTCGATGTTCTACCGGCCCTTCTCGATATCAGCCTGTTTCGAGAGATCGGCGACCGTCTTGGGCAAAACCTGGTGGTAGCGGCCCGGCTGCGCACCCTCACCGCCAAACCCTTGCCCGGCTTTCTCCTTTCCGAGGAAGGTGACGGCAAGATAACCCAACTTCTCGAGGACATTTTTTCCTGCCAGGTGGATGGCCGCCGGCTGGAGGATATCCTCAACGGTAAGTAA
- a CDS encoding CTP synthase, which translates to MKKSNNTKRTKFIFVTGGVLSSLGKGLASAAIGALLESRGLTVTFQKLDPYINVDPGTMNPFQHGEVYVTDDGAETDLDMGHYERFTSAIMAQKNNYTSGRIYYSVITKERRGEYLGGTVQVIPHITDEIKNAILQLDGSADVAIIEIGGTVGDIEGLPFIEAIRQLRGDLGREYTLFIHLTLVPYIKTAGEVKTKPTQHSVRELRADGIQPDILVCRTEVPLDNGLKSKISLFCNVAQDAVITAIDVATIYELPLHLHNEGLDTKILELLNIWTGAPNIKPWEDLVHTIRNPKNEVTIAITGKYVDLTESYKSLHEALVHGGLANGTKVRLEYISAEDLESKNVASLLEGCDGILVPGGFGKRGVEGKIKAINYARKNKVPFFGICLGMQLAVVEFARDVLELPRANSTELDEFTPDPVIYLIKEWFDYRANKMQIRDKESDLGGTLRLGAYPCVLKEDSNAFRAYGVGEISERHRHRFEFNNDYRPALEKGGLTISGTSPDNNLVEIVEITDHPWFLGCQFHPEFKSKPMKPHPLFRDFISAALVQKQRG; encoded by the coding sequence ATGAAAAAATCAAATAATACCAAACGAACCAAGTTTATTTTTGTCACCGGCGGTGTACTCTCCTCGCTCGGAAAAGGGTTGGCCTCAGCAGCGATCGGAGCGCTTCTCGAAAGCCGCGGACTCACCGTGACCTTCCAAAAGCTTGATCCCTATATCAATGTTGATCCCGGCACCATGAACCCCTTCCAGCATGGGGAGGTGTATGTCACCGATGACGGTGCCGAGACCGATCTTGACATGGGCCACTACGAGCGTTTTACCTCGGCGATCATGGCCCAGAAGAACAACTACACCTCGGGACGCATCTACTACTCAGTCATAACCAAGGAAAGGCGCGGCGAATATCTCGGTGGCACGGTGCAGGTCATCCCGCATATCACCGATGAGATCAAGAACGCCATCCTCCAGCTCGACGGCAGCGCCGATGTGGCGATCATCGAGATCGGCGGTACCGTGGGCGATATTGAAGGACTGCCGTTTATCGAGGCAATCCGCCAACTGCGCGGCGACCTGGGCCGGGAGTACACCCTCTTTATCCACCTGACCCTCGTGCCCTATATCAAGACCGCTGGTGAGGTGAAGACCAAACCGACCCAGCATTCGGTGCGCGAGCTGCGGGCCGACGGCATCCAGCCGGATATCCTCGTCTGCCGCACCGAGGTGCCGCTCGACAACGGTTTGAAAAGTAAGATCAGCCTGTTTTGTAATGTTGCCCAGGATGCGGTCATCACCGCCATTGATGTGGCGACCATCTACGAATTGCCCCTGCATCTCCATAACGAGGGTCTGGATACTAAAATTCTCGAACTCCTCAATATCTGGACCGGTGCACCGAACATCAAACCCTGGGAAGATCTGGTGCATACCATCCGCAATCCCAAAAACGAGGTCACCATTGCCATCACCGGTAAATACGTCGATCTGACCGAATCCTATAAGAGCCTGCACGAGGCCCTGGTACACGGCGGCTTGGCCAACGGCACCAAGGTGCGCCTCGAATATATCAGCGCTGAAGACCTGGAGTCGAAGAATGTTGCCAGCCTCCTCGAGGGCTGCGACGGTATCCTGGTGCCTGGCGGCTTTGGCAAACGCGGGGTTGAGGGGAAAATCAAGGCAATCAATTACGCCAGGAAGAATAAGGTGCCGTTTTTCGGTATCTGCCTCGGTATGCAGCTGGCGGTTGTCGAATTTGCCCGGGACGTCCTCGAACTGCCCAGGGCCAATTCCACCGAACTCGATGAGTTTACCCCCGATCCGGTTATCTATCTGATCAAGGAGTGGTTCGACTACCGGGCCAACAAGATGCAGATTCGCGACAAGGAGTCGGATCTCGGCGGCACGCTCAGGCTGGGCGCCTATCCCTGCGTCCTCAAAGAGGATTCCAATGCCTTCCGCGCCTACGGCGTAGGGGAGATCTCCGAACGGCATCGCCACCGTTTCGAATTCAACAACGACTACCGGCCGGCCCTGGAGAAAGGCGGGTTGACCATCTCCGGGACATCACCTGACAATAATCTCGTTGAGATCGTTGAGATCACCGACCATCCGTGGTTCCTCGGCTGCCAATTCCATCCGGAGTTCAAGTCGAAACCGATGAAACCGCACCCGCTGTTCCGGGATTTCATCAGTGCCGCCCTTGTCCAAAAACAGAGGGGCTAG
- the kdsA gene encoding 3-deoxy-8-phosphooctulonate synthase gives MVAIAVAIDTPNGTPLIVGSGQPLLLIGGPCALESEELARVVAGTMQEICGRLGISYVFKASFDKANRTSLSSYRGPGLVDGLATLAKIRREFQVPVISDIHDITQVAAAAETLDILQIPAFLCRQTDLLTAAAKTGKPVNVKKGQFVSPWDMENAVTKIRGAGGSKVMLVERGASFGYNNLVVDMRSLPVMRSFGCPVIFDATHSVQLPGGAGGSSGGQREFIGPLARAAVAVGVDGLFLEIHPDPDKALCDGPNSIPLHEVEALLRQILRVRDAVS, from the coding sequence ATGGTTGCGATTGCCGTTGCCATTGACACCCCGAATGGTACGCCGCTGATTGTCGGCTCCGGTCAGCCCCTGTTGCTCATCGGTGGCCCCTGCGCCCTCGAATCAGAGGAGCTGGCGAGGGTCGTTGCCGGAACTATGCAGGAAATCTGCGGCCGACTGGGGATTTCCTACGTCTTTAAGGCATCTTTTGACAAGGCCAACCGAACCTCGCTGAGTTCCTACCGCGGGCCCGGCCTGGTCGATGGTCTGGCGACCCTTGCTAAGATCCGCCGGGAATTCCAGGTTCCGGTCATCTCCGACATCCACGACATAACCCAGGTTGCTGCAGCGGCCGAGACCCTTGATATCCTGCAGATCCCGGCCTTTCTCTGCCGGCAGACCGACCTCCTGACTGCCGCTGCCAAAACCGGCAAGCCGGTAAATGTCAAAAAGGGCCAGTTCGTCTCTCCCTGGGACATGGAAAATGCCGTGACCAAGATTCGCGGTGCCGGCGGCAGCAAGGTCATGCTGGTCGAACGCGGTGCCAGCTTTGGCTACAATAACCTGGTCGTCGACATGCGCTCCCTGCCGGTCATGCGCTCTTTCGGCTGCCCGGTGATCTTTGACGCCACCCACTCGGTGCAGCTTCCCGGCGGTGCCGGTGGCAGTTCAGGCGGCCAGAGAGAGTTTATCGGCCCCTTGGCGCGCGCTGCGGTTGCCGTGGGCGTTGACGGCCTGTTTCTTGAGATTCATCCGGACCCGGATAAGGCCCTCTGTGACGGCCCCAACTCCATCCCCCTCCATGAGGTTGAGGCACTTCTCCGGCAAATCCTCCGGGTGCGGGACGCGGTCAGCTGA